In the Mytilus trossulus isolate FHL-02 chromosome 1, PNRI_Mtr1.1.1.hap1, whole genome shotgun sequence genome, one interval contains:
- the LOC134718822 gene encoding syntaxin-like, producing MVKDRLQEMQEKREEYEKESKKKKKKGKSEDNEDMNVFIDKVNMVENQLEELKKDVAQIKKTQSNLYCSPFVTTANLQDMESKADSIISSSSKIRKDIQLIAAENFPKSQKDSLLNTSTQERVHTSQVERLQYELREAMNDFRTSQADYVEKTRARFRRQMEIVKDSSEINGNEQGDNFQNQALFTGNIILEMQQAKGELQMIDEREQELQHLEGQIHEVNKLFKEMHVLVDEQGEMVDNIEKNIEQAVDDVEKGKGQLTEAEKNQKKARKKKICCISILAVIVIIIIIIVAVMLSQNT from the coding sequence ATGGTAAAGGATAGATTACAAGAGATGCAGGAAAAGAGAGAAGAATATGAAAAGGAgagtaaaaagaaaaagaagaagggGAAAAGTGAGGACAATGAAGATATGAATGTGTTCATAGACAAAGTTAACATGGTGGAAAACCAGTTAGAAGAACTCAAAAAAGATGTTGCTCAAAttaaaaagacacaaagtaATTTATACTGCTCCCCGTTTGTTACTACCGCTAACTTACAGGATATGGAAAGTAAGGCAGATTCTATTATATCTAGTtctagtaaaatacggaaagaCATTCAACTCATAGCCGCTGAAAACTTTCCAAAATCACAGAAAGATTCATTACTTAATACAAGTACTCAAGAACGTGTTCATACCTCACAGGTTGAAAGACTGCAATATGAGTTGAGAGAAGCAATGAACGATTTTAGGACAAGTCAAGCCGATTATGTAGAGAAAACTAGAGCAAGGTTCCGTAGACAAATGGAAATTGTCAAAGATAGTAGTGAAATAAATGGAAATGAGCAAGGGGATAATTTTCAAAACCAAGCTCTGTTTACAGGGAATATTATATTAGAAATGCAACAAGCTAAGGGAGAATTGCAGATGATTGATGAACGAGAACAAGAACTACAACATTTAgaaggtcaaattcatgaagtTAATAAACTATTTAAGGAAATGCATGTGTTAGTAGATGAACAGGGTGAAATGGTTGATAATATTGAAAAGAATATAGAACAGGCTGTTGATGATGTTGAAAAAGGGAAAGGACAATTAACTGAggcagaaaaaaatcaaaagaaagcacgaaaaaagaaaatttgttgtATTTCTATTTTAGCAGTTATtgtgattattattattattatagtgGCTGTAATGCTTAGTCAGAATACATAA